From the genome of Scytonema hofmannii PCC 7110, one region includes:
- a CDS encoding efflux RND transporter permease subunit → MLSSIIKWAIARRWLVILGTVIVTIWIFRTIIQMPLDVFPSFAPPQVEIQTEAPGLAPEEVESLVTLPIESSINGTPGIQAVRSSSASGISVVKVIFNWGTDIYQARQLVTERLQQAQSKLPSGVETPQISPTSSPIGTVLQYAFTSSSTPLMEVRRIVDWQVTNRILAVPGVSQVIAYGGDVRQYQVLVDPEKLKAFNVTLENIVEAASAANVNAPGGYLITPDREKLIRGIGRIESIEELQQSVITARNGTPVKISDVANVQIGAGVKRGDGSFNGEKAIIVMINKQPQADTPTVTRAIEAAMSEVRAGLPKDVKVHPTFRQESYIDSSIENVREALVEGSIIVALILIPFLMNWRNLAICLTALPLSLLIGVLLLNWLGQGLNTMTLGGLAVAIGSAVDDAIVDAENVYRNLRENKHSLNPRPVLDVVFDGCQEVRDSVFGATIITIVVFSPVFALTGVEGSIFIPMGLGYMAAVIASSLTALTVTPALCAILLPYGHLPETEPWVARFFKGLYQPLLKLSLRFSGIIIVVAAASLIAAMVIVPSFGRVFLPEFQEQTLVNTLTLYPGVSLETTNAAGEALQQALKGDKRFPYVQLRSGRAPGDADAAGVNLGHLDIELSDEGLKDREETIEKLRSEFAKLPGVAPNIGGFISHRMDEVLSGVRSAIAVKIFGPDLEQLRTIGSQVDAVMKTVNGIVDLQLEPQVPVEQIQIKFNRSAAARYGLTVGKLSEIIETALNGRVVSQVLEKQQTFDLVVWLQPDARQNLDTVRNLLVDTPNAQKIPLAQVATIENGTGPNTINRENVSRLIVVSANAKGRDLRSIVNEIRDKVNQQVQMPAGYYIQYAGQFEAQERATQNILIFSAIALVAITVIMYLSVKSIPSTVMIMINLPLALVGGVFSVALTGGIISIASLVGFVTLFGVATRNGLLLVDNYSTKYAEGMPLKEVLIKGSMERLNAILMTAFTSALGLAPLVIESGPGKEILQPLSIVVLGGLFTSTALTLVVLPALYAKFGRILLPKRTTPVVNNGKAVGVVLEQ, encoded by the coding sequence ATGCTCAGTTCCATCATCAAATGGGCGATCGCTCGTCGTTGGCTAGTCATCCTGGGTACAGTTATCGTTACTATTTGGATATTTCGTACAATTATCCAAATGCCTTTGGATGTCTTTCCTAGCTTTGCACCGCCTCAAGTTGAAATTCAAACTGAAGCGCCAGGACTCGCTCCCGAGGAAGTAGAATCTCTGGTGACTTTACCAATTGAAAGTTCCATTAACGGTACTCCCGGTATACAAGCAGTACGTTCTTCGAGTGCATCGGGAATCTCCGTTGTCAAAGTTATTTTTAACTGGGGCACTGATATCTATCAAGCTCGCCAGTTGGTAACAGAGCGATTGCAACAAGCTCAAAGTAAGCTTCCATCCGGGGTGGAAACACCGCAAATTTCCCCTACTAGCTCTCCTATCGGTACTGTATTGCAATATGCCTTCACTTCTTCTAGTACACCTTTAATGGAAGTGCGGCGCATAGTTGATTGGCAGGTGACAAACCGTATTTTGGCTGTCCCTGGTGTGAGTCAGGTAATAGCCTATGGTGGGGATGTTCGTCAATATCAAGTATTAGTCGATCCAGAAAAACTAAAAGCTTTTAATGTCACTTTAGAAAATATTGTAGAAGCAGCCTCAGCTGCCAATGTTAACGCTCCTGGTGGCTATTTAATCACTCCTGACCGAGAAAAGTTAATTCGGGGTATTGGACGGATTGAGTCTATTGAAGAATTACAGCAATCAGTGATTACTGCCCGTAATGGGACTCCTGTGAAAATATCTGATGTTGCAAATGTGCAAATTGGAGCAGGTGTTAAACGAGGTGATGGCAGTTTTAACGGTGAAAAGGCAATTATTGTCATGATTAATAAACAGCCTCAAGCCGATACTCCTACTGTCACCCGTGCGATAGAAGCAGCGATGTCAGAAGTGAGAGCAGGCTTACCCAAAGATGTTAAGGTACATCCTACCTTTCGGCAAGAAAGCTATATTGATTCTTCGATTGAGAATGTTAGAGAAGCTTTAGTTGAAGGTAGTATTATTGTTGCCCTTATTTTGATTCCCTTTTTGATGAATTGGCGCAACTTGGCTATTTGTTTAACTGCCCTTCCTTTATCTTTGCTGATAGGAGTCTTACTACTCAATTGGTTAGGACAAGGTTTAAATACTATGACCTTGGGAGGATTGGCAGTGGCAATTGGTTCTGCAGTTGATGATGCAATTGTTGATGCTGAAAATGTCTATCGGAATCTGCGAGAAAATAAGCACTCTCTCAATCCACGTCCCGTTTTAGATGTGGTATTTGACGGCTGTCAAGAGGTACGCGATTCGGTGTTTGGAGCTACGATAATTACTATAGTTGTTTTCTCACCAGTTTTTGCGTTGACTGGTGTAGAGGGTAGCATTTTTATTCCTATGGGGTTGGGCTACATGGCGGCAGTTATTGCTTCTAGTTTGACAGCATTAACTGTGACTCCGGCTTTATGTGCCATTTTATTGCCTTACGGTCACTTGCCAGAAACCGAACCTTGGGTAGCAAGATTTTTTAAGGGACTTTATCAGCCCCTGTTAAAATTGTCTCTGCGGTTTTCTGGAATTATAATAGTCGTAGCTGCTGCTAGTCTCATAGCCGCAATGGTAATTGTTCCTTCTTTTGGCAGAGTGTTTTTACCAGAGTTTCAGGAGCAAACTTTGGTTAATACCCTAACTCTTTATCCTGGTGTATCATTGGAAACTACCAATGCTGCAGGTGAGGCGCTTCAGCAGGCGCTTAAGGGAGACAAGAGATTTCCCTATGTACAGTTGCGTTCCGGACGTGCGCCAGGAGATGCGGATGCAGCGGGGGTAAATTTGGGACATTTGGATATTGAGTTGAGCGACGAAGGTTTGAAGGATAGGGAAGAGACTATCGAGAAGCTGCGCTCCGAATTTGCTAAGTTACCAGGGGTAGCACCAAATATTGGGGGTTTTATTTCTCACCGGATGGATGAGGTGTTGTCTGGGGTTAGGAGTGCTATTGCCGTCAAAATTTTCGGTCCTGACTTAGAACAACTCCGCACCATTGGCTCTCAAGTGGATGCGGTGATGAAAACCGTTAATGGTATTGTAGATTTGCAACTTGAACCCCAAGTTCCAGTAGAACAGATACAAATTAAGTTCAACCGTTCTGCTGCGGCTCGCTATGGTTTGACAGTCGGAAAACTTTCCGAAATTATTGAAACAGCCCTCAATGGACGAGTGGTTTCCCAAGTCTTGGAGAAACAACAAACTTTCGATCTCGTTGTGTGGTTACAGCCAGATGCACGTCAAAACTTGGATACCGTTCGTAATTTGTTAGTTGATACTCCTAACGCTCAAAAGATTCCTCTAGCACAAGTTGCCACAATAGAAAATGGGACTGGTCCCAACACTATCAACCGAGAAAATGTATCCCGCTTGATTGTTGTTTCTGCTAATGCTAAGGGCAGAGATTTACGCTCTATTGTCAATGAGATTCGAGACAAAGTTAATCAACAAGTACAAATGCCTGCTGGTTACTACATTCAGTACGCGGGGCAATTCGAGGCGCAAGAACGAGCCACTCAGAATATTTTAATTTTCAGTGCCATCGCCCTTGTCGCCATTACTGTCATTATGTACCTTTCCGTCAAATCTATCCCTTCTACCGTGATGATTATGATTAACTTGCCTTTGGCATTAGTAGGGGGAGTCTTTTCGGTGGCTTTGACTGGCGGCATTATTTCAATCGCCTCTTTGGTGGGCTTTGTCACCCTATTTGGAGTGGCTACCCGTAATGGGTTGCTGTTAGTAGATAATTACAGCACCAAATATGCTGAAGGTATGCCACTTAAAGAAGTGTTAATCAAAGGTTCAATGGAACGGCTTAACGCCATTTTGATGACAGCGTTTACCTCGGCTTTAGGATTAGCACCTCTGGTCATTGAGAGTGGTCCTGGAAAGGAAATTCTGCAACCACTGTCAATAGTGGTGTTGGGTGGGTTGTTTACTTCTACAGCATTAACACTGGTAGTTTTACCAGCGTTATATGCTAAGTTTGGCCGGATTTTGCTGCCAAAGCGAACTACGCCAGTTGTTAATAATGGTAAGGCAGTTGGAGTCGTCTTGGAGCAGTAA
- a CDS encoding tetratricopeptide repeat protein: MKNYSLFLLALSTLVTTAIASTSDRAIAQPPHFDNYYFSQKRIAQGIKVDDLFKEASALRGTGDYKQALQVLEEVVKIKPDNFLAWYLLGYTYSNNFGNYNRAIAAYEQAIKLNPNYLLAIVEKGNTLYELQRYELALNSWKQALKIRPQSELEVSLVKNILPKKIAQVLINDLKRYDEAIAYCDQIAKMNPNMAAIWTYRSNALYHTGKYQEALTSYNKALQIDSQDYQAWNGKGLTLYRLNRRQEAISALENASTIKPDDLEIAGLIVALKNFNGSENQGQLIGNQSQTSQQSIIQLQREVRNQEDKLKVSQEAVKTSEARLALVQNQVRESDSKFQASEARLTALQNEVRVAEDKVKLSQAEVRTSETRLIAIKNEVSASEAKLKVSQTQLIALQSEIRQAEEKLKISQADAGKFEQRLVALRGDITKSEEKLKVSQIAVVKSEERLAFLKGEIKTSEDKLKTSTIEVDTLQQRLVAVRGEIKTNEDQLKTSNAELRTLEQRLIAVRGQVSTSEEQLKISQVETRKIEQRLVAVREEIKTSEAKLTASQSEVKTLEQKLVAIRGEIKTNETKLSASQTEVKTLQQKIVALQSEVRTSEEKLKLSQVELRQMDEKKRVTTEKLTAVQVQYCAMQEKLSELEVGIRQLRGRQQASDTVQRCPLANRRSVTSDQ; the protein is encoded by the coding sequence ATGAAAAATTATAGTTTATTTCTCTTAGCATTGAGTACTTTAGTCACTACAGCTATTGCTAGCACTAGCGATCGCGCAATTGCACAGCCACCCCATTTTGATAATTATTATTTTTCTCAGAAACGAATTGCCCAAGGAATTAAAGTTGATGATTTGTTTAAAGAAGCGAGTGCTTTAAGAGGAACTGGAGATTATAAACAAGCGCTTCAAGTCTTAGAAGAGGTTGTGAAAATTAAACCAGATAATTTTCTGGCTTGGTACTTGCTAGGGTATACCTACAGTAACAATTTTGGCAATTACAATCGAGCGATCGCAGCTTACGAACAAGCAATCAAACTCAATCCAAATTATTTATTAGCCATAGTTGAGAAAGGCAACACTCTTTATGAATTGCAGCGTTACGAATTAGCACTTAATAGTTGGAAGCAAGCACTCAAAATCCGTCCTCAATCTGAGTTGGAAGTGTCGCTGGTCAAAAATATATTACCTAAGAAAATTGCTCAAGTTCTCATAAATGACTTGAAACGTTATGATGAGGCGATCGCCTATTGCGACCAAATTGCTAAAATGAATCCTAACATGGCTGCAATTTGGACATATCGCAGCAATGCATTATATCACACAGGTAAATACCAAGAAGCGCTGACATCATATAACAAAGCACTTCAAATTGACTCTCAAGACTATCAAGCCTGGAATGGTAAAGGACTTACCCTGTATCGCTTGAATCGTCGCCAAGAAGCAATTTCTGCTTTAGAGAATGCATCCACCATCAAACCAGATGATTTAGAAATTGCTGGCTTAATTGTAGCCCTCAAAAACTTTAATGGCTCGGAAAATCAAGGACAACTCATTGGAAATCAAAGCCAGACATCACAGCAGTCTATTATTCAACTTCAAAGAGAAGTTCGCAATCAAGAGGATAAATTAAAAGTCTCTCAAGAAGCAGTAAAGACATCTGAAGCGAGATTGGCTTTAGTGCAAAACCAAGTGCGCGAATCAGATTCAAAATTTCAAGCATCGGAAGCTCGATTAACAGCATTACAAAATGAAGTTCGTGTAGCTGAAGACAAAGTAAAATTATCTCAAGCTGAGGTTAGGACATCTGAAACTAGACTAATCGCCATTAAAAATGAAGTCAGTGCATCAGAAGCTAAATTAAAAGTTTCTCAAACCCAATTAATTGCTCTGCAAAGCGAGATTCGTCAAGCAGAAGAAAAACTAAAAATCTCTCAAGCCGACGCGGGTAAATTTGAACAAAGATTGGTAGCACTGCGTGGGGACATCACAAAATCAGAAGAGAAGCTCAAAGTCTCCCAAATAGCCGTGGTTAAATCTGAAGAAAGGTTGGCTTTTCTCAAAGGTGAGATTAAAACTTCTGAAGATAAGTTAAAAACTTCCACAATTGAGGTAGACACACTTCAACAGAGATTAGTTGCCGTGCGTGGAGAAATTAAAACCAACGAAGATCAGCTAAAAACCTCCAATGCGGAATTACGTACACTAGAACAGAGATTAATTGCCGTGCGTGGACAAGTCAGCACCTCCGAAGAACAGCTAAAAATCTCTCAGGTCGAGACGAGGAAAATAGAACAAAGATTGGTTGCTGTGCGCGAGGAAATAAAAACCAGCGAGGCTAAGTTAACAGCATCTCAATCTGAAGTAAAAACACTAGAACAGAAATTGGTCGCCATACGAGGGGAAATTAAAACCAACGAGACCAAGCTAAGCGCCTCTCAAACTGAGGTCAAAACCTTGCAACAGAAGATAGTCGCACTGCAAAGCGAAGTCCGCACCTCTGAAGAAAAACTCAAACTCTCTCAAGTAGAATTACGGCAGATGGATGAGAAGAAGCGAGTTACGACAGAAAAACTGACTGCAGTACAAGTACAGTATTGTGCCATGCAGGAAAAGCTGAGCGAACTGGAGGTTGGAATACGTCAATTGAGGGGTAGGCAACAGGCATCAGATACTGTTCAACGTTGTCCTTTGGCAAATCGTCGTTCAGTGACCAGCGATCAGTGA
- a CDS encoding PP2C family protein-serine/threonine phosphatase, with translation MLIHQFINASTESSEVIGNAQPTPSDCHEPPQSGSKQERSKELSESLKLESTLQELSLYDFQIELSCLGEDLSKAFEQNPLLPGAILTEQGKFKGKVSRQRFLRILSRPYARELFFTAPLSRLYTYVETDVLVLHSNTLIVKAASRCLQRPPELLREPLVVKFDNEVYKLLDIHQLLVAQAQIHKLATRLIKKQTDQLSQAKRALDDELEKGRQIQIDFLPTDIPKLPNLEIATCFYPARQVAGDFYDAFILPGNYLGLVLADVCDKGVGAALFMALFRSLIRIFSGQTSIYGLSIVSNDEVSCCNVNDLCPADLEQISALKAVELTNNYITQNHAQMGMFATLFFGVLNPATHSLTYINAGHEPLFIVNSQGVKTSLKPTGPAVGMIPDMKFKIHQVQLEPEDILIGYTDGVTEARAPNGDFFTLKRLLKLLEEPTLSVSDLLDRIKTHLFAHIDDAPQFDDITMLAIQRIPSETGD, from the coding sequence ATGCTGATTCATCAGTTCATAAACGCTAGCACTGAGTCATCCGAGGTTATTGGCAACGCCCAACCAACCCCTTCCGATTGTCACGAGCCTCCACAGTCCGGCTCTAAGCAAGAGCGTTCTAAAGAATTATCTGAGAGTCTTAAGTTAGAGTCCACTTTGCAAGAACTGTCTCTTTATGATTTCCAAATAGAACTCTCTTGCTTGGGGGAAGACCTATCCAAAGCTTTTGAACAAAATCCGTTACTGCCAGGAGCAATTCTAACAGAGCAAGGGAAGTTCAAGGGGAAAGTTTCGCGCCAACGATTCTTGAGAATTCTGAGCCGTCCTTATGCCAGAGAACTGTTTTTTACTGCTCCACTCAGTCGCTTATACACCTATGTTGAAACAGATGTATTAGTTTTGCATAGCAATACGTTAATTGTCAAAGCGGCGAGTCGATGTTTACAACGTCCTCCGGAATTACTTAGGGAACCGCTAGTCGTAAAATTTGACAATGAAGTTTATAAGTTGTTAGATATACATCAATTACTGGTAGCTCAAGCTCAAATTCATAAGTTAGCAACACGTCTAATAAAGAAGCAAACCGATCAACTTTCCCAAGCTAAAAGAGCGCTAGATGATGAACTAGAAAAAGGTAGGCAGATTCAGATAGATTTTTTACCTACCGACATTCCAAAACTACCTAACTTAGAAATTGCAACGTGTTTTTATCCTGCTCGTCAGGTTGCGGGTGATTTTTACGACGCTTTTATCCTTCCTGGTAATTACCTTGGATTAGTTCTTGCTGATGTTTGTGATAAGGGTGTCGGAGCTGCACTCTTTATGGCTTTGTTCCGTAGCTTAATCAGAATTTTTTCTGGACAAACTAGTATCTATGGCTTGTCTATAGTAAGTAATGATGAGGTTTCGTGCTGCAATGTTAATGACCTTTGCCCAGCCGATCTAGAGCAAATCAGTGCTCTCAAAGCTGTTGAGCTAACAAACAACTACATCACACAAAATCATGCTCAAATGGGTATGTTCGCCACGCTTTTTTTTGGAGTGTTAAATCCAGCGACTCACTCGCTAACTTACATCAATGCCGGACATGAACCCCTGTTTATCGTTAACTCGCAAGGAGTCAAGACAAGTCTTAAACCTACCGGACCTGCAGTAGGAATGATACCAGATATGAAGTTTAAAATTCATCAGGTACAATTAGAGCCGGAAGACATTTTAATTGGTTATACAGACGGGGTGACAGAAGCTCGTGCTCCTAACGGTGATTTCTTTACTCTCAAACGACTGCTAAAACTTTTAGAGGAGCCTACTTTGTCAGTTAGCGATTTACTCGATCGCATCAAAACTCATTTGTTCGCCCATATTGATGATGCACCCCAATTTGATGACATTACCATGCTAGCTATACAGAGAATCCCCTCAGAGACTGGGGACTAA
- a CDS encoding VOC family protein has product MAVGQVASSFEQKASSAISKQLRGVHHIGLTVEDMGKALEFYTEVLGGKIIIPEIGLAGEVMHNTLLQKEEIEAIALGTDPKTLGIPNLRDGEQNLDLYFIQFDNVVLEILQYRDASEQPNGSVAFPVKNSYSSPACFNSMHISFYLKDDVDVDEFVNNLETECHKRGMDRVKCNRIVRVKTEQERANTDPQYNSCKLFDPSFGDFEGWTLVYCKGPNGEQLEFNQVLRKAKVLFETAQDEYQKEKAEINN; this is encoded by the coding sequence ATGGCTGTAGGACAAGTAGCTAGTTCTTTTGAACAAAAAGCTTCCTCTGCTATTAGTAAGCAATTGAGAGGAGTTCACCATATTGGTCTCACTGTTGAGGACATGGGAAAAGCTTTAGAATTTTATACGGAGGTATTGGGTGGAAAAATCATAATTCCAGAAATCGGTCTTGCTGGCGAAGTTATGCACAATACTTTGCTGCAAAAAGAAGAGATTGAAGCGATCGCCCTTGGAACCGATCCAAAAACCCTTGGTATACCCAACCTTAGAGATGGGGAACAAAATCTAGACCTTTATTTTATTCAGTTTGATAATGTTGTCCTGGAAATTCTACAGTACAGAGATGCTTCAGAGCAACCCAATGGTTCCGTAGCTTTCCCAGTAAAAAATTCTTACTCCAGTCCAGCTTGCTTCAACTCAATGCATATATCCTTTTATTTAAAGGACGATGTAGATGTCGATGAGTTTGTGAACAACTTGGAAACAGAATGTCACAAGCGCGGAATGGATCGAGTCAAATGTAATCGAATTGTTCGCGTCAAAACAGAACAGGAAAGGGCAAATACCGATCCACAGTACAACTCATGCAAACTATTTGACCCTTCCTTTGGAGATTTTGAAGGATGGACACTCGTTTACTGTAAAGGACCCAACGGAGAGCAATTGGAGTTTAATCAAGTGCTACGTAAAGCCAAAGTTTTGTTTGAAACAGCACAAGATGAGTATCAAAAAGAGAAAGCTGAAATTAATAATTGA
- a CDS encoding DJ-1/PfpI family protein has product MTDKKGKIGVIIEEYFGELEYQQFNHFFPRNGYEVEYISHLWKQKQLTFRGHEYISEVTVTTDFKNVDPTDYKGILLIGGYAMDRLRYQVSCHPDQPNQSPAVEFLRKAVKAMDTDLLKIGTICHGLWLFCAAPELLKGRRVTCIHNIIDDVKNAGGAIVYEDGQTRSTCIDGNLITARHPGVIDEFLTVFLEELEKKDKATKPTIIEPSLSMPTPSKIR; this is encoded by the coding sequence ATGACAGATAAAAAAGGCAAAATAGGTGTAATTATCGAAGAATACTTTGGGGAGCTTGAGTATCAACAATTTAACCACTTCTTTCCCAGAAACGGATATGAAGTAGAATACATTTCTCATCTCTGGAAGCAAAAGCAACTTACTTTCAGAGGGCATGAGTATATATCAGAAGTAACTGTTACAACCGATTTTAAGAATGTTGACCCAACTGACTACAAAGGTATTCTCCTTATTGGTGGATATGCAATGGATCGCTTGCGATATCAAGTGAGTTGCCATCCCGATCAACCCAACCAATCTCCTGCTGTAGAGTTTCTCCGCAAAGCAGTGAAGGCAATGGATACCGATTTATTAAAGATTGGTACAATCTGTCATGGCTTGTGGCTGTTTTGTGCAGCACCAGAACTTTTAAAAGGTCGTAGAGTTACCTGCATTCACAATATCATTGATGATGTGAAAAATGCCGGGGGAGCGATCGTGTATGAGGACGGTCAAACCCGATCTACTTGTATCGATGGTAACTTAATAACAGCACGTCATCCAGGAGTGATCGACGAATTCCTTACAGTTTTTTTAGAAGAACTTGAAAAGAAGGATAAGGCAACAAAACCCACCATTATAGAACCTTCTTTATCAATGCCAACACCTTCTAAAATAAGATAG
- the hxlB gene encoding 6-phospho-3-hexuloisomerase: protein MVQVYHSHPETSATLQEHLTQAINLVLSENKRVLEKIGYSVIEHLTEKIAGAERIFVIGEGRSGLVIRMVAMRLMHLGYLVYVLGETTTPSLRKGDLLIAFSGSGSTGNVAMMVAKTKKIGGHIVGVTTQSESPLGKMADVLIEIEAAPKQDHSYQYSKQYPGSLFEQAALLLFDAIFHVLSQSLNKSAEMLWEMHTNLE from the coding sequence ATGGTACAAGTATATCATAGCCATCCAGAAACGTCAGCGACTCTTCAAGAACACCTTACACAGGCAATTAATTTAGTTTTATCAGAGAACAAACGAGTTTTAGAAAAAATAGGTTATTCCGTAATTGAACACCTTACCGAAAAAATTGCAGGTGCAGAACGAATATTTGTGATTGGAGAAGGTCGTAGTGGTTTGGTAATCCGCATGGTAGCAATGCGGCTGATGCATTTAGGATATTTGGTTTACGTTTTGGGTGAAACGACTACACCATCCTTGAGAAAAGGTGATTTACTTATTGCCTTTTCTGGTTCGGGTAGTACGGGTAATGTTGCTATGATGGTTGCAAAAACAAAGAAAATAGGCGGTCATATTGTTGGTGTAACCACTCAATCAGAATCTCCTTTAGGAAAAATGGCTGATGTATTGATTGAAATTGAAGCCGCCCCCAAACAAGACCACAGCTATCAGTATTCAAAACAGTATCCTGGTTCTTTGTTTGAGCAGGCTGCATTGCTTTTATTCGATGCAATATTTCATGTTTTATCCCAAAGCTTAAATAAGAGTGCAGAAATGCTATGGGAAATGCATACCAATCTTGAGTAA
- a CDS encoding DJ-1/PfpI family protein, protein MTTQTKGKIGILIEEHFDETEYRRFNEFFPEHGYEVEYISNLWNQESLTFKGNDHTEEVTVTVDVKDINLSDYKGIILIGGYAMDRLRYQVLPKPGQPNQSPAVEFLRQAVKEMDLGNLKIGTICHSVWLFCADPELIKGRKVTCAHNIICDVENAGGIVMYNDDGTLSIYVDGNLVTSQHPGVVEEFMEVFLQELEKKNQSTTPALIG, encoded by the coding sequence ATGACAACACAAACAAAGGGCAAAATCGGTATCCTTATTGAAGAACACTTTGATGAAACTGAGTATCGGCGATTCAATGAGTTTTTTCCAGAGCATGGATACGAAGTAGAATACATTTCTAATCTTTGGAATCAAGAGAGCCTTACCTTTAAAGGTAACGACCACACAGAAGAAGTAACAGTTACAGTTGATGTCAAAGATATTAATCTTTCAGATTACAAAGGGATTATCCTGATTGGCGGGTATGCCATGGATCGCTTGCGCTATCAAGTCCTTCCCAAACCCGGTCAGCCGAACCAATCTCCTGCTGTAGAATTTCTACGCCAAGCTGTAAAAGAGATGGATTTGGGAAATTTGAAAATTGGCACAATATGCCACAGTGTCTGGCTTTTTTGTGCCGATCCAGAACTTATTAAAGGTCGTAAGGTAACCTGCGCTCATAACATCATTTGTGATGTGGAAAATGCTGGGGGAATAGTCATGTATAACGATGATGGAACCCTAAGTATATATGTAGATGGTAACTTGGTTACATCACAACACCCTGGGGTTGTCGAAGAATTTATGGAAGTTTTCTTACAGGAACTTGAAAAGAAAAATCAATCAACGACTCCTGCTCTAATAGGTTGA